One part of the Xiphophorus hellerii strain 12219 chromosome 17, Xiphophorus_hellerii-4.1, whole genome shotgun sequence genome encodes these proteins:
- the nrcama gene encoding neuronal cell adhesion molecule a isoform X3, which yields MDKKQKWTPGLEAVLLILLSHMTAGLEVPLDLPQPPTITLQSPKDYIFDPRENIVIHCEAKGKPHPSFSWTRNGTNFDVEKDSKVLMKPGSGTLVIDISGEKADAYEGTYQCTASNEHGKALSNTIMIRQSRSPLWSKEKNEAILVQKGVSLVLPCRPPAGLPPPVIFWMDNNFQKLPLNKRVSQALNGDLYFSNVLPEDTRSDYICYARFPYTQTIQQKQPISVVVLNSNPEGERRPGFKLPSGSTSNKMVLRGETLELECIAEGLPTPEISWQKDAGKLPSGRAFFSNFNKTLKISDVNEDDAGEYRCTATNKLGSAHHLIKVTVKAAPFWISAPRNLILAPNETGILTCRVNGNPKPKINWFVNGRPIQDVYEENGPKIEEDTVILSNVQSGSSAVFQCNASNEFGYLMANAFVNVLAEAPRVLTLPNQVYRVIMNHPALLDCASFGSPIPTIAWFKDGQTSIRNGDSYVIHENGTLEINVAQPLHSGKYTCTATNNLGFKENDVFLEVKEPTRILTQPTYKKVQRGMSALFECKVKHDKTLMPTMTWLKDNGELPDDQRFEVDDESLIIRDVTDDDAGTYTCVTNTILDQDSASATLTVVEATPPPPIVLEKPDPPTDLELTDQMERSVQLTWIPGDENNSPIQNFLIEYMDLLHQPGVWVNLTEVSGTTTTAQLELSPYIYYTFRVLAQNGVGYSDPSNPSAQYRTNPSAPDENPTNVEGAGTESDNLVISWKPLTGFQSNGPGLQYKVQWRQKDVEDDWASKNVVNDSQLIVSGTPTYVAYEIKVQAFNNYGNAPEPTVVIGYSGEDKPLSAPGSVQVTVPNSTLAEVQWEPVSNPSVRGELQGYRVYYRRVRGQQDQQEEADEQEQILTFSGNRSEGMLPGLQPYSVYDLFIKVFNNKGEGPPSSKKTFETPEGVPDLPSFLSVTDHGLDTLTVKWGPPLSNNGRLTGYTLKYHAVNTTSELGPVKEVTFPANVTTITLTSLNASMLYKFYLKARTRKGPGPEITEEASTAMDTALIQPTIQPGKGPTEPPHPTSPITLSLHPPLHKVPSAGPVFGTVNASVSEEGPVISWEYFGHNKILFVEYVVENSDDDWKRESVNGTHSHTIKGLKPGTSYSVRVVARDGAGPAVHKTKEVSVTVPAVPNRQVDIATQGWFIGLMCAIALLILVLLIVCFIKRNKGGKYPVKEKEDAHQDPEIQPMKEDDGTFGEYRSMESDTEDHKPLKGSRTPSNGTVRRDESDDSLVDYGEGGDGQFNEDGSFIGQYSGKKEKDTHEGNESSEAPSPVNAMNSFV from the exons ATggacaagaaacaaaaatggactCCAGGTCTTGAAGCTGTATTATTGATACTGCTGAGTCACATGACCGCAGGGCTTGAAGTGCCTCTTGATC TGCCTCAACCCCCCACCATAACTCTGCAATCCCCAAAGGATTACATCTTTGATCCGCGGGAGAACATCGTCATTCACTGCGAGGCCAAAGGGAAGCCTCATCCCAG CTTTTCATGGACAAGGAACGGCACCAACTTTGATGTGGAGAAGGACTCCAAAGTCCTGATGAAGCCCGGTTCAGGAACGCTGGTCATTGATATCAGTGGAGAAAAGGCTGATGCCTACGAGGGAACATACCAGTGTACAGCTAGCAATGAGCATGGCAAAGCTCTGTCCAACACCATTATGATCAGGCAGTCCA GGTCCCCCTTGTGGTCAAAGGAGAAAAATGAGGCGATTTTGGTGCAGAAGGGGGTTTCTCTCGTGCTTCCATGTCGACCCCCGGCAGGCCTGCCTCCTCCTGTCATTTTTTGGATGGATAACA ACTTCCAGAAGCTGCCGCTGAATAAGCGCGTGTCCCAGGCCCTGAACGGAGACCTATACTTTTCCAACGTTCTCCCAGAAGACACCCGGAGCGATTACATCTGCTACGCTCGTTTTCCATACACGCAGACCATCCAGCAGAAACAGCCCATCTCTGTTGTGGTGCTCAACA GCAATCCAGAGGGGGAGCGTCGCCCCGGTTTCAAGTTGCCGAGCGGCAGTACGAGCAACAAGATGGTTCTGAGAGGAGAGACTCTGGAGCTGGAATGCATTGCTGAGGGATT ACCCACTCCGGAAATTTCATGGCAGAAGGATGCAGGGAAGCTGCCGAGTGGCAGGGCGTTCTTTTCCAACTTCAACAAAACGCTGAAGATTTCTGACGTGAATGAAGACGATGCTGGCGAATACCGCTGCACAGCGACCAACAAGCTGGGCTCTGCACATCACCTAATTAAAGTCACCGTTAAAG CTGCTCCTTTCTGGATCAGTGCTCCCAGAAACCTGATACTGGCTCCGAATGAGACCGGCATCCTAACCTGCCGTGTTAATGGAAATCCCAAGCCAAAAATTAATTGGTTTGTCAATGGACGTCCAATAcagg ATGTTTATGAAGAAAATGGCCCAAAGATAGAGGAGGACACCGTGATTCTCAGCAATGTACAGTCGGGAAGCAGTGCCGTCTTCCAGTGCAATGCATCCAATGAGTTTGGTTACTTGATGGCTAATGCGTTTGTAAATGTGCTGG CCGAAGCACCAAGAGTTCTCACTCTGCCAAACCAAGTGTACCGAGTCATCATGAACCACCCGGCGCTGCTCGACTGCGCCTCCTTTGGCTCACCGATACCAACCATCGCATG GTTTAAAGACGGTCAGACCAGCATAAGGAACGGCGACTCCTATGTGATCCATGAAAACGGCACGCTGGAAATCAATGTGGCTCAGCCTTTACACAGTGGGAAGTACACCTGCACCGCCACCAATAACCTAGGATTTAAAGAGAATGATGTCTTCCTGGAAGTTAAAG AACCCACTCGCATCCTCACCCAGCCGACATACAAAAAGGTGCAGAGAGGAATGAGTGCTCTGTTTGAGTGTAAAGTCAAACACGACAAAACCCTCATGCCCACCATGACATGGCTGAAAGATAACGGAGAACTACCAGACGATCAGAG GTTTGAGGTGGACGATGAGAGTCTGATCATCAGAGATGTGACAGATGATGACGCAGGCACTTACACCTGCGTCACAAACACCATTCTGGATCAGGACTCTGCAAGCGCTACACTGACTGTTGTTG AGGCAACTCCTCCTCCACCAATTGTGTTAG AAAAGCCGGACCCTCCGACAGACCTGGAGCTCACCGACCAGATGGAGAGAAGTGTTCAGCTCACCTGGATCCCCGGAGATGAAAACAACAGTCCAATACAGA actTTTTGATTGAATACATGGATCTACTCCACCAGCCAGGAGTTTGGGTCAACCTCACAGAAGTTTCTGGTACCACCACCACGGCCCAGCTAGAGCTCTCTCCATACATCTACTATACGTTCAGAGTGCTGGCTCAGAATGGCGTCGGCTACAGCGACCCCAGTAACCCCTCGGCACAGTACAGGACCAACCCTTCAG CTCCGGATGAAAATCCAACAAATGTGGAAGGAGCAGGAACCGAGTCCGACAACTTGGTCATCTCTTGGAAG CCCCTCACAGGATTTCAGTCAAATGGTCCGGGACTGCAGTACAAGGTGCAGTGGAGACAAAAGGATGTGGAAGACGACTGGGCCTCGAAGAATGTTGTCAACGATTCCCAGCTCATTGTTTCTGGAACACCAACCTATGTGGCCTACGAAATTAAAGTTCAGGCCTTTAATAACTACGGCAACGCACCTGAGCCCACAGTTGTGATTGGATACTCGGGAGAAGACA AGCCTTTGTCTGCTCCTGGTAGCGTCCAGGTCACCGTTCCTAACAGCACGCTGGCAGAAGTTCAGTGGGAACCGGTATCAAATCCCTCTGTCCGAGGTGAACTGCAAGGATACagg GTGTACTACCGTCGGGTGCGAGGCCAGCAAGACCAACAGGAAGAAGCAGACGAGCAGGAGCAGATTTTAACTTTCAGTGGTAACCGCAGTGAGGGAATGCTGCCGGGGCTTCAGCCTTACAGTGTCTACGACCTTTTCATCAAGGTGTTCAATAACAAAGGAGAAGGACCTCCTAGCTCCAAAAAGACCTTTGAAACCCCCGAAGGAG TACCGGatcttccttcttttctgagCGTGACTGACCACGGTTTGGACACTCTTACGGTAAAATGGGGCCCACCTTTGAGCAACAATGGACGCCTTACAGGATACACTCTCAAATACCATGCTG TTAATACCACAAGTGAACTGGGACCAGTCAAGGAAGTGACCTTTCCAGCCAACGTGACTACCATCACACTGACCAGCCTGAACGCAAGCATGCTCTATAAGTTTTACTTGAAGGCTCGGACAAGAAAAGGCCCTGGCCCGGAAATCACAGAAGAGGCGTCTACAGCCATGGATACAG CTCTTATTCAGCCCACTATACAGCCAGGCAAAG GCCCCACAGAGCCCCCTCACCCAACCTCCCCCATCACTCTGTCTCTACATCCCCCGCTTCACAAGG TGCCTTCTGCTGGGCCTGTGTTCGGAACAGTTAACGCATCTGTGTCAGAGGAAGGCCCAGTGATCAGTTGGGAATACTTTGGACacaataagattttatttgtggaaTATGTTGTAGAGAACA GTGATGATGACTGGAAAAGGGAGTCAGTAAATGGTACACATTCGCATACTATAAAAGGCCTAAAGCCGGGGACGTCCTATTCTGTGCGCGTGGTAGCTAGAGACGGCGCCGGCCCGGCGGTCCACAAGACCAAAGAAGTGTCGGTTACAGTGCCAG CTGTCCCCAACCGGCAGGTAGACATCGCCACGCAGGGCTGGTTTATCGGACTGATGTGCGCCATCGCTCTCCTGATCTTGGTGCTTCTCATCGTATGCTTCATCAAGAGAAACAAAGGTGGCAAATATCCAG ttaaagagaaagaagacGCTCATCAAGACCCAGAGATCCAACCTATGAAGGAGGACGATGGAACATTCGGGGAGTACAG GTCAATGGAGAG TGACACCGAGGACCACAAGCCACTGAAGGGCAGCCGGACACCATCCAACGGGACGGTGCGGCGCGACGAGAGCGACGACAGTTTAGTGGACTACGGGGAGGGCGGGGATGGACAGTTCAACGAGGACGGCTCCTTCATCGGCCAGTACAGCGGCAAGAAGGAGAAGGACACGCACGAGGGCAATGAGAGTTCGGAGGCGCCGTCGCCTGTCAACGCCATGAACTCGTTTGTCTAA
- the nrcama gene encoding neuronal cell adhesion molecule a isoform X12, giving the protein MDKKQKWTPGLEAVLLILLSHMTAGLEVPLDPKVLEGLPQPPTITLQSPKDYIFDPRENIVIHCEAKGKPHPSFSWTRNGTNFDVEKDSKVLMKPGSGTLVIDISGEKADAYEGTYQCTASNEHGKALSNTIMIRQSRSPLWSKEKNEAILVQKGVSLVLPCRPPAGLPPPVIFWMDNNFQKLPLNKRVSQALNGDLYFSNVLPEDTRSDYICYARFPYTQTIQQKQPISVVVLNSNPEGERRPGFKLPSGSTSNKMVLRGETLELECIAEGLPTPEISWQKDAGKLPSGRAFFSNFNKTLKISDVNEDDAGEYRCTATNKLGSAHHLIKVTVKAAPFWISAPRNLILAPNETGILTCRVNGNPKPKINWFVNGRPIQDVYEENGPKIEEDTVILSNVQSGSSAVFQCNASNEFGYLMANAFVNVLAEAPRVLTLPNQVYRVIMNHPALLDCASFGSPIPTIAWFKDGQTSIRNGDSYVIHENGTLEINVAQPLHSGKYTCTATNNLGFKENDVFLEVKEPTRILTQPTYKKVQRGMSALFECKVKHDKTLMPTMTWLKDNGELPDDQRFEVDDESLIIRDVTDDDAGTYTCVTNTILDQDSASATLTVVEKPDPPTDLELTDQMERSVQLTWIPGDENNSPIQNFLIEYMDLLHQPGVWVNLTEVSGTTTTAQLELSPYIYYTFRVLAQNGVGYSDPSNPSAQYRTNPSAPDENPTNVEGAGTESDNLVISWKPLTGFQSNGPGLQYKVQWRQKDVEDDWASKNVVNDSQLIVSGTPTYVAYEIKVQAFNNYGNAPEPTVVIGYSGEDKPLSAPGSVQVTVPNSTLAEVQWEPVSNPSVRGELQGYRVYYRRVRGQQDQQEEADEQEQILTFSGNRSEGMLPGLQPYSVYDLFIKVFNNKGEGPPSSKKTFETPEGVPDLPSFLSVTDHGLDTLTVKWGPPLSNNGRLTGYTLKYHAVNTTSELGPVKEVTFPANVTTITLTSLNASMLYKFYLKARTRKGPGPEITEEASTAMDTAVPNRQVDIATQGWFIGLMCAIALLILVLLIVCFIKRNKGGKYPVKEKEDAHQDPEIQPMKEDDGTFGEYSDTEDHKPLKGSRTPSNGTVRRDESDDSLVDYGEGGDGQFNEDGSFIGQYSGKKEKDTHEGNESSEAPSPVNAMNSFV; this is encoded by the exons ATggacaagaaacaaaaatggactCCAGGTCTTGAAGCTGTATTATTGATACTGCTGAGTCACATGACCGCAGGGCTTGAAGTGCCTCTTGATC CTAAAGTACTGGAAGGAT TGCCTCAACCCCCCACCATAACTCTGCAATCCCCAAAGGATTACATCTTTGATCCGCGGGAGAACATCGTCATTCACTGCGAGGCCAAAGGGAAGCCTCATCCCAG CTTTTCATGGACAAGGAACGGCACCAACTTTGATGTGGAGAAGGACTCCAAAGTCCTGATGAAGCCCGGTTCAGGAACGCTGGTCATTGATATCAGTGGAGAAAAGGCTGATGCCTACGAGGGAACATACCAGTGTACAGCTAGCAATGAGCATGGCAAAGCTCTGTCCAACACCATTATGATCAGGCAGTCCA GGTCCCCCTTGTGGTCAAAGGAGAAAAATGAGGCGATTTTGGTGCAGAAGGGGGTTTCTCTCGTGCTTCCATGTCGACCCCCGGCAGGCCTGCCTCCTCCTGTCATTTTTTGGATGGATAACA ACTTCCAGAAGCTGCCGCTGAATAAGCGCGTGTCCCAGGCCCTGAACGGAGACCTATACTTTTCCAACGTTCTCCCAGAAGACACCCGGAGCGATTACATCTGCTACGCTCGTTTTCCATACACGCAGACCATCCAGCAGAAACAGCCCATCTCTGTTGTGGTGCTCAACA GCAATCCAGAGGGGGAGCGTCGCCCCGGTTTCAAGTTGCCGAGCGGCAGTACGAGCAACAAGATGGTTCTGAGAGGAGAGACTCTGGAGCTGGAATGCATTGCTGAGGGATT ACCCACTCCGGAAATTTCATGGCAGAAGGATGCAGGGAAGCTGCCGAGTGGCAGGGCGTTCTTTTCCAACTTCAACAAAACGCTGAAGATTTCTGACGTGAATGAAGACGATGCTGGCGAATACCGCTGCACAGCGACCAACAAGCTGGGCTCTGCACATCACCTAATTAAAGTCACCGTTAAAG CTGCTCCTTTCTGGATCAGTGCTCCCAGAAACCTGATACTGGCTCCGAATGAGACCGGCATCCTAACCTGCCGTGTTAATGGAAATCCCAAGCCAAAAATTAATTGGTTTGTCAATGGACGTCCAATAcagg ATGTTTATGAAGAAAATGGCCCAAAGATAGAGGAGGACACCGTGATTCTCAGCAATGTACAGTCGGGAAGCAGTGCCGTCTTCCAGTGCAATGCATCCAATGAGTTTGGTTACTTGATGGCTAATGCGTTTGTAAATGTGCTGG CCGAAGCACCAAGAGTTCTCACTCTGCCAAACCAAGTGTACCGAGTCATCATGAACCACCCGGCGCTGCTCGACTGCGCCTCCTTTGGCTCACCGATACCAACCATCGCATG GTTTAAAGACGGTCAGACCAGCATAAGGAACGGCGACTCCTATGTGATCCATGAAAACGGCACGCTGGAAATCAATGTGGCTCAGCCTTTACACAGTGGGAAGTACACCTGCACCGCCACCAATAACCTAGGATTTAAAGAGAATGATGTCTTCCTGGAAGTTAAAG AACCCACTCGCATCCTCACCCAGCCGACATACAAAAAGGTGCAGAGAGGAATGAGTGCTCTGTTTGAGTGTAAAGTCAAACACGACAAAACCCTCATGCCCACCATGACATGGCTGAAAGATAACGGAGAACTACCAGACGATCAGAG GTTTGAGGTGGACGATGAGAGTCTGATCATCAGAGATGTGACAGATGATGACGCAGGCACTTACACCTGCGTCACAAACACCATTCTGGATCAGGACTCTGCAAGCGCTACACTGACTGTTGTTG AAAAGCCGGACCCTCCGACAGACCTGGAGCTCACCGACCAGATGGAGAGAAGTGTTCAGCTCACCTGGATCCCCGGAGATGAAAACAACAGTCCAATACAGA actTTTTGATTGAATACATGGATCTACTCCACCAGCCAGGAGTTTGGGTCAACCTCACAGAAGTTTCTGGTACCACCACCACGGCCCAGCTAGAGCTCTCTCCATACATCTACTATACGTTCAGAGTGCTGGCTCAGAATGGCGTCGGCTACAGCGACCCCAGTAACCCCTCGGCACAGTACAGGACCAACCCTTCAG CTCCGGATGAAAATCCAACAAATGTGGAAGGAGCAGGAACCGAGTCCGACAACTTGGTCATCTCTTGGAAG CCCCTCACAGGATTTCAGTCAAATGGTCCGGGACTGCAGTACAAGGTGCAGTGGAGACAAAAGGATGTGGAAGACGACTGGGCCTCGAAGAATGTTGTCAACGATTCCCAGCTCATTGTTTCTGGAACACCAACCTATGTGGCCTACGAAATTAAAGTTCAGGCCTTTAATAACTACGGCAACGCACCTGAGCCCACAGTTGTGATTGGATACTCGGGAGAAGACA AGCCTTTGTCTGCTCCTGGTAGCGTCCAGGTCACCGTTCCTAACAGCACGCTGGCAGAAGTTCAGTGGGAACCGGTATCAAATCCCTCTGTCCGAGGTGAACTGCAAGGATACagg GTGTACTACCGTCGGGTGCGAGGCCAGCAAGACCAACAGGAAGAAGCAGACGAGCAGGAGCAGATTTTAACTTTCAGTGGTAACCGCAGTGAGGGAATGCTGCCGGGGCTTCAGCCTTACAGTGTCTACGACCTTTTCATCAAGGTGTTCAATAACAAAGGAGAAGGACCTCCTAGCTCCAAAAAGACCTTTGAAACCCCCGAAGGAG TACCGGatcttccttcttttctgagCGTGACTGACCACGGTTTGGACACTCTTACGGTAAAATGGGGCCCACCTTTGAGCAACAATGGACGCCTTACAGGATACACTCTCAAATACCATGCTG TTAATACCACAAGTGAACTGGGACCAGTCAAGGAAGTGACCTTTCCAGCCAACGTGACTACCATCACACTGACCAGCCTGAACGCAAGCATGCTCTATAAGTTTTACTTGAAGGCTCGGACAAGAAAAGGCCCTGGCCCGGAAATCACAGAAGAGGCGTCTACAGCCATGGATACAG CTGTCCCCAACCGGCAGGTAGACATCGCCACGCAGGGCTGGTTTATCGGACTGATGTGCGCCATCGCTCTCCTGATCTTGGTGCTTCTCATCGTATGCTTCATCAAGAGAAACAAAGGTGGCAAATATCCAG ttaaagagaaagaagacGCTCATCAAGACCCAGAGATCCAACCTATGAAGGAGGACGATGGAACATTCGGGGAGTACAG TGACACCGAGGACCACAAGCCACTGAAGGGCAGCCGGACACCATCCAACGGGACGGTGCGGCGCGACGAGAGCGACGACAGTTTAGTGGACTACGGGGAGGGCGGGGATGGACAGTTCAACGAGGACGGCTCCTTCATCGGCCAGTACAGCGGCAAGAAGGAGAAGGACACGCACGAGGGCAATGAGAGTTCGGAGGCGCCGTCGCCTGTCAACGCCATGAACTCGTTTGTCTAA
- the nrcama gene encoding neuronal cell adhesion molecule a isoform X15, whose translation MDKKQKWTPGLEAVLLILLSHMTAGLEVPLDLPQPPTITLQSPKDYIFDPRENIVIHCEAKGKPHPSFSWTRNGTNFDVEKDSKVLMKPGSGTLVIDISGEKADAYEGTYQCTASNEHGKALSNTIMIRQSRSPLWSKEKNEAILVQKGVSLVLPCRPPAGLPPPVIFWMDNNFQKLPLNKRVSQALNGDLYFSNVLPEDTRSDYICYARFPYTQTIQQKQPISVVVLNSNPEGERRPGFKLPSGSTSNKMVLRGETLELECIAEGLPTPEISWQKDAGKLPSGRAFFSNFNKTLKISDVNEDDAGEYRCTATNKLGSAHHLIKVTVKAAPFWISAPRNLILAPNETGILTCRVNGNPKPKINWFVNGRPIQDVYEENGPKIEEDTVILSNVQSGSSAVFQCNASNEFGYLMANAFVNVLAEAPRVLTLPNQVYRVIMNHPALLDCASFGSPIPTIAWFKDGQTSIRNGDSYVIHENGTLEINVAQPLHSGKYTCTATNNLGFKENDVFLEVKEPTRILTQPTYKKVQRGMSALFECKVKHDKTLMPTMTWLKDNGELPDDQRFEVDDESLIIRDVTDDDAGTYTCVTNTILDQDSASATLTVVEATPPPPIVLEKPDPPTDLELTDQMERSVQLTWIPGDENNSPIQNFLIEYMDLLHQPGVWVNLTEVSGTTTTAQLELSPYIYYTFRVLAQNGVGYSDPSNPSAQYRTNPSAPDENPTNVEGAGTESDNLVISWKPLTGFQSNGPGLQYKVQWRQKDVEDDWASKNVVNDSQLIVSGTPTYVAYEIKVQAFNNYGNAPEPTVVIGYSGEDKPLSAPGSVQVTVPNSTLAEVQWEPVSNPSVRGELQGYRVYYRRVRGQQDQQEEADEQEQILTFSGNRSEGMLPGLQPYSVYDLFIKVFNNKGEGPPSSKKTFETPEGVPDLPSFLSVTDHGLDTLTVKWGPPLSNNGRLTGYTLKYHAVNTTSELGPVKEVTFPANVTTITLTSLNASMLYKFYLKARTRKGPGPEITEEASTAMDTAVPNRQVDIATQGWFIGLMCAIALLILVLLIVCFIKRNKGGKYPVKEKEDAHQDPEIQPMKEDDGTFGEYRSMESDTEDHKPLKGSRTPSNGTVRRDESDDSLVDYGEGGDGQFNEDGSFIGQYSGKKEKDTHEGNESSEAPSPVNAMNSFV comes from the exons ATggacaagaaacaaaaatggactCCAGGTCTTGAAGCTGTATTATTGATACTGCTGAGTCACATGACCGCAGGGCTTGAAGTGCCTCTTGATC TGCCTCAACCCCCCACCATAACTCTGCAATCCCCAAAGGATTACATCTTTGATCCGCGGGAGAACATCGTCATTCACTGCGAGGCCAAAGGGAAGCCTCATCCCAG CTTTTCATGGACAAGGAACGGCACCAACTTTGATGTGGAGAAGGACTCCAAAGTCCTGATGAAGCCCGGTTCAGGAACGCTGGTCATTGATATCAGTGGAGAAAAGGCTGATGCCTACGAGGGAACATACCAGTGTACAGCTAGCAATGAGCATGGCAAAGCTCTGTCCAACACCATTATGATCAGGCAGTCCA GGTCCCCCTTGTGGTCAAAGGAGAAAAATGAGGCGATTTTGGTGCAGAAGGGGGTTTCTCTCGTGCTTCCATGTCGACCCCCGGCAGGCCTGCCTCCTCCTGTCATTTTTTGGATGGATAACA ACTTCCAGAAGCTGCCGCTGAATAAGCGCGTGTCCCAGGCCCTGAACGGAGACCTATACTTTTCCAACGTTCTCCCAGAAGACACCCGGAGCGATTACATCTGCTACGCTCGTTTTCCATACACGCAGACCATCCAGCAGAAACAGCCCATCTCTGTTGTGGTGCTCAACA GCAATCCAGAGGGGGAGCGTCGCCCCGGTTTCAAGTTGCCGAGCGGCAGTACGAGCAACAAGATGGTTCTGAGAGGAGAGACTCTGGAGCTGGAATGCATTGCTGAGGGATT ACCCACTCCGGAAATTTCATGGCAGAAGGATGCAGGGAAGCTGCCGAGTGGCAGGGCGTTCTTTTCCAACTTCAACAAAACGCTGAAGATTTCTGACGTGAATGAAGACGATGCTGGCGAATACCGCTGCACAGCGACCAACAAGCTGGGCTCTGCACATCACCTAATTAAAGTCACCGTTAAAG CTGCTCCTTTCTGGATCAGTGCTCCCAGAAACCTGATACTGGCTCCGAATGAGACCGGCATCCTAACCTGCCGTGTTAATGGAAATCCCAAGCCAAAAATTAATTGGTTTGTCAATGGACGTCCAATAcagg ATGTTTATGAAGAAAATGGCCCAAAGATAGAGGAGGACACCGTGATTCTCAGCAATGTACAGTCGGGAAGCAGTGCCGTCTTCCAGTGCAATGCATCCAATGAGTTTGGTTACTTGATGGCTAATGCGTTTGTAAATGTGCTGG CCGAAGCACCAAGAGTTCTCACTCTGCCAAACCAAGTGTACCGAGTCATCATGAACCACCCGGCGCTGCTCGACTGCGCCTCCTTTGGCTCACCGATACCAACCATCGCATG GTTTAAAGACGGTCAGACCAGCATAAGGAACGGCGACTCCTATGTGATCCATGAAAACGGCACGCTGGAAATCAATGTGGCTCAGCCTTTACACAGTGGGAAGTACACCTGCACCGCCACCAATAACCTAGGATTTAAAGAGAATGATGTCTTCCTGGAAGTTAAAG AACCCACTCGCATCCTCACCCAGCCGACATACAAAAAGGTGCAGAGAGGAATGAGTGCTCTGTTTGAGTGTAAAGTCAAACACGACAAAACCCTCATGCCCACCATGACATGGCTGAAAGATAACGGAGAACTACCAGACGATCAGAG GTTTGAGGTGGACGATGAGAGTCTGATCATCAGAGATGTGACAGATGATGACGCAGGCACTTACACCTGCGTCACAAACACCATTCTGGATCAGGACTCTGCAAGCGCTACACTGACTGTTGTTG AGGCAACTCCTCCTCCACCAATTGTGTTAG AAAAGCCGGACCCTCCGACAGACCTGGAGCTCACCGACCAGATGGAGAGAAGTGTTCAGCTCACCTGGATCCCCGGAGATGAAAACAACAGTCCAATACAGA actTTTTGATTGAATACATGGATCTACTCCACCAGCCAGGAGTTTGGGTCAACCTCACAGAAGTTTCTGGTACCACCACCACGGCCCAGCTAGAGCTCTCTCCATACATCTACTATACGTTCAGAGTGCTGGCTCAGAATGGCGTCGGCTACAGCGACCCCAGTAACCCCTCGGCACAGTACAGGACCAACCCTTCAG CTCCGGATGAAAATCCAACAAATGTGGAAGGAGCAGGAACCGAGTCCGACAACTTGGTCATCTCTTGGAAG CCCCTCACAGGATTTCAGTCAAATGGTCCGGGACTGCAGTACAAGGTGCAGTGGAGACAAAAGGATGTGGAAGACGACTGGGCCTCGAAGAATGTTGTCAACGATTCCCAGCTCATTGTTTCTGGAACACCAACCTATGTGGCCTACGAAATTAAAGTTCAGGCCTTTAATAACTACGGCAACGCACCTGAGCCCACAGTTGTGATTGGATACTCGGGAGAAGACA AGCCTTTGTCTGCTCCTGGTAGCGTCCAGGTCACCGTTCCTAACAGCACGCTGGCAGAAGTTCAGTGGGAACCGGTATCAAATCCCTCTGTCCGAGGTGAACTGCAAGGATACagg GTGTACTACCGTCGGGTGCGAGGCCAGCAAGACCAACAGGAAGAAGCAGACGAGCAGGAGCAGATTTTAACTTTCAGTGGTAACCGCAGTGAGGGAATGCTGCCGGGGCTTCAGCCTTACAGTGTCTACGACCTTTTCATCAAGGTGTTCAATAACAAAGGAGAAGGACCTCCTAGCTCCAAAAAGACCTTTGAAACCCCCGAAGGAG TACCGGatcttccttcttttctgagCGTGACTGACCACGGTTTGGACACTCTTACGGTAAAATGGGGCCCACCTTTGAGCAACAATGGACGCCTTACAGGATACACTCTCAAATACCATGCTG TTAATACCACAAGTGAACTGGGACCAGTCAAGGAAGTGACCTTTCCAGCCAACGTGACTACCATCACACTGACCAGCCTGAACGCAAGCATGCTCTATAAGTTTTACTTGAAGGCTCGGACAAGAAAAGGCCCTGGCCCGGAAATCACAGAAGAGGCGTCTACAGCCATGGATACAG CTGTCCCCAACCGGCAGGTAGACATCGCCACGCAGGGCTGGTTTATCGGACTGATGTGCGCCATCGCTCTCCTGATCTTGGTGCTTCTCATCGTATGCTTCATCAAGAGAAACAAAGGTGGCAAATATCCAG ttaaagagaaagaagacGCTCATCAAGACCCAGAGATCCAACCTATGAAGGAGGACGATGGAACATTCGGGGAGTACAG GTCAATGGAGAG TGACACCGAGGACCACAAGCCACTGAAGGGCAGCCGGACACCATCCAACGGGACGGTGCGGCGCGACGAGAGCGACGACAGTTTAGTGGACTACGGGGAGGGCGGGGATGGACAGTTCAACGAGGACGGCTCCTTCATCGGCCAGTACAGCGGCAAGAAGGAGAAGGACACGCACGAGGGCAATGAGAGTTCGGAGGCGCCGTCGCCTGTCAACGCCATGAACTCGTTTGTCTAA